The following are encoded in a window of Actinomyces oris genomic DNA:
- a CDS encoding DUF6318 family protein: MAVCVLALGVAACSARDAKAEASASASASASAAIARAEKGIADANASATASREAALTPELRAKRDAALAEPAPAKPPQLNEESAEGAAASVGYFLNLYRYAFMTGKTKEVDSMSENGCVFCKSVIDRANQLHKDGGWADKWDQDITNVRYYDKLEGYDYSRIEATINYGEMTSYSGGSWEKSVAPPTEGQKVRFAIRYVNGGWAIREGEVLQ, encoded by the coding sequence GTGGCGGTGTGTGTGCTGGCGCTGGGGGTGGCGGCCTGCTCGGCAAGGGACGCCAAGGCGGAGGCCAGCGCGAGCGCCAGCGCCAGCGCGTCAGCGGCTATTGCTCGGGCCGAGAAGGGCATCGCGGATGCCAACGCCAGCGCGACCGCCTCGCGCGAAGCCGCCCTGACTCCTGAGCTGCGCGCCAAGCGCGACGCCGCCCTGGCCGAACCCGCCCCGGCCAAGCCCCCACAGCTGAACGAGGAGAGCGCCGAGGGCGCAGCAGCCAGCGTCGGCTACTTCCTCAACCTCTACCGCTACGCCTTCATGACCGGGAAAACCAAAGAGGTTGACTCCATGAGCGAGAACGGATGCGTCTTCTGTAAATCAGTGATCGACCGAGCAAATCAACTACACAAAGATGGAGGATGGGCTGATAAGTGGGACCAAGACATCACGAACGTCAGGTACTACGACAAACTCGAAGGATATGATTACAGTCGAATCGAGGCAACCATAAACTACGGAGAAATGACCTCTTATTCTGGGGGAAGTTGGGAAAAGAGTGTTGCACCTCCCACCGAAGGACAGAAAGTGCGTTTCGCCATTAGGTACGTCAACGGGGGCTGGGCGATCCGGGAAGGTGAAGTACTGCAATGA